One window of the Deltaproteobacteria bacterium genome contains the following:
- a CDS encoding 4Fe-4S dicluster domain-containing protein encodes MAYIITRLCRDCLDTGCVAVCPVDCIYEYTGSDRAQWPNQLYIHPDECIDCGACEPECPWQAIFEEVAVPDVFKDDTPLNYKIMEDMSDFKVAQHKKIDHPTGEQVAANKQKWGWTG; translated from the coding sequence ATGGCGTACATCATCACGCGGCTCTGTCGCGACTGCCTCGACACCGGGTGCGTGGCCGTCTGCCCCGTCGACTGCATCTACGAGTACACGGGCTCGGATCGAGCGCAGTGGCCGAATCAGCTCTACATCCACCCCGACGAGTGCATCGACTGCGGCGCGTGCGAGCCGGAGTGTCCGTGGCAGGCGATCTTCGAGGAGGTCGCCGTGCCCGACGTCTTCAAGGACGACACGCCGCTCAACTACAAGATCATGGAGGACATGAGCGACTTCAAGGTCGCTCAGCACAAGAAGATCGATCACCCCACCGGCGAGCAGGTGGCGGCCAACAAGCAGAAGTGGGGGTGGACGGGCTGA
- a CDS encoding LysM peptidoglycan-binding domain-containing protein yields MVAMWTLRSWSGALAIGLLLLDTARAEAATPRIYDLIAGSEHEYTVAPGDTVWSITGRFTMNRDLFSSLNGLAETDRLRPGMRLKVSDRHVVPRRGADGMVIDLADRTLYWFEHGQLNARFPVGIGRIDWATPPGRYRVVGRREDPVWRVPASIQAEMRARGEPLVSVVGPGPDNPLGKYWIQLSNPGYGLHGTNAPASVGKYASHGCLRLLPEHAERLFREARDGTAVEVVYEPVKIARDRLGSIFLEVHHDVYQGKPVELESVLARLRAAGLGDRVDWSRVAEVVARTWGTPEDVTLRAASPATAEPTAWDARPAAAP; encoded by the coding sequence ATGGTGGCGATGTGGACTCTCCGCTCCTGGTCGGGGGCGCTCGCGATCGGGCTCTTGCTCCTCGACACCGCCCGTGCCGAGGCGGCGACGCCGCGCATCTACGACCTGATCGCCGGCAGCGAGCACGAGTACACGGTCGCGCCCGGCGACACCGTCTGGTCGATCACCGGCCGCTTCACCATGAACCGCGACCTCTTCTCGAGCCTGAACGGTCTTGCGGAGACCGATCGCCTGCGGCCGGGCATGCGGCTCAAGGTCTCCGACCGCCATGTCGTGCCACGGCGCGGGGCCGACGGCATGGTCATCGACCTCGCCGATCGGACGCTCTACTGGTTCGAGCACGGGCAGCTCAACGCGCGCTTTCCGGTCGGCATCGGCCGCATCGACTGGGCGACGCCGCCCGGCCGATACCGCGTCGTCGGGCGGCGGGAGGATCCCGTCTGGCGCGTGCCCGCCTCGATCCAGGCAGAGATGCGCGCCCGCGGCGAGCCCCTCGTCTCGGTCGTCGGCCCGGGGCCCGACAACCCGCTCGGCAAGTACTGGATCCAGCTCTCGAATCCAGGCTACGGGCTGCACGGCACGAATGCCCCCGCGAGCGTCGGGAAGTACGCAAGCCACGGTTGCCTGCGTCTCCTCCCCGAGCACGCGGAGCGACTCTTCCGGGAAGCGCGCGACGGCACCGCCGTGGAGGTCGTCTACGAGCCGGTGAAGATCGCGCGTGACCGGCTCGGCTCCATCTTCCTCGAGGTACACCACGACGTGTACCAGGGGAAGCCCGTGGAGCTCGAGAGCGTCCTCGCCCGACTCCGAGCCGCGGGCCTCGGAGACCGTGTCGACTGGTCGCGGGTCGCCGAGGTCGTCGCGCGGACCTGGGGCACCCCCGAGGACGTGACGCTGCGCGCGGCGTCCCCGGCGACGGCGGAGCCGACCGCCTGGGACGCTAGGCCGGCAGCAGCACCGTGA
- a CDS encoding FtsX-like permease family protein — MKLARMTVRTALQALGRHRTRSALTALGVVIGVAAVIAMVSVGQGADASVQAQLASLGPNIVMVFPGATTAGGIRSGWGGASTLTVADAHAIEKECPSVAAVTWMKRDIAQVTYGNQNWSTAIQGSPPSYTLVRDWPLARGRFFTASDEDGAAKVVVLGRTVVEKLFAPGEDPLGATIRAKNVPLRVIGVLTAKGQTSWGQDQDDVVIVPFGTAERRVIGAAFLGTVNLIMISSPSPEEAVSAEQEIHRLLHERHRTPPGQDDDFTVRNMAELFEASLVASRVMTQLLATIASISLVVGGIGIMNVLLVSVTERTREIGIRLAVGAKARHILLQFLVESAVLSMTGGVLGTVLGVGAALLIGHLAGWPILLSPSAVALAFLFSGAVGLVFGVYPARRAARLDPIVALRHE; from the coding sequence GCGCTGACCGCGCTCGGCGTGGTGATCGGTGTCGCGGCGGTGATCGCCATGGTGAGCGTCGGCCAGGGAGCCGACGCGTCCGTCCAGGCGCAGCTCGCGAGCCTCGGACCGAACATCGTGATGGTCTTTCCCGGCGCGACGACGGCCGGCGGCATCCGCTCGGGCTGGGGCGGCGCCAGCACGCTCACGGTCGCCGACGCGCATGCGATCGAGAAGGAGTGCCCGTCCGTGGCGGCGGTGACCTGGATGAAACGCGACATCGCACAGGTGACGTACGGCAACCAGAACTGGTCGACGGCGATCCAGGGCAGCCCGCCCTCCTACACCCTGGTGCGCGACTGGCCGCTCGCCCGCGGCCGCTTCTTCACCGCGTCCGACGAGGACGGCGCCGCCAAGGTCGTGGTCCTCGGCCGCACCGTCGTCGAGAAGCTGTTCGCGCCCGGCGAGGACCCGCTCGGCGCGACGATCCGGGCCAAGAACGTCCCGCTGCGCGTGATCGGCGTGCTCACGGCCAAGGGACAGACGTCCTGGGGGCAGGATCAGGACGACGTCGTGATCGTCCCGTTCGGCACCGCCGAGCGGCGGGTGATCGGCGCGGCGTTCCTCGGCACGGTGAACCTGATCATGATCTCCTCGCCGAGCCCGGAGGAAGCCGTGTCGGCGGAGCAGGAGATCCACCGGCTGCTGCACGAGCGCCATCGCACGCCGCCCGGCCAGGACGACGACTTCACCGTGCGCAACATGGCCGAGCTGTTCGAGGCGTCGCTGGTGGCGAGCCGGGTGATGACGCAGCTCCTCGCCACCATCGCGTCCATCTCGCTCGTCGTCGGCGGCATCGGGATCATGAACGTGTTGCTCGTGTCGGTGACCGAGCGCACGCGCGAGATCGGCATCCGGCTGGCCGTCGGCGCCAAGGCGCGCCACATCCTCCTCCAGTTCCTCGTCGAGTCGGCGGTGCTCAGCATGACGGGCGGCGTGCTCGGGACGGTCCTGGGCGTCGGCGCGGCGCTCCTGATCGGCCACCTGGCAGGCTGGCCCATCCTCCTCTCGCCGTCCGCCGTCGCCCTCGCCTTCCTCTTCTCCGGCGCCGTGGGGCTGGTCTTCGGGGTCTACCCGGCGCGGCGGGCGGCCCGGCTCGACCCGATCGTCGCCCTCCGGCACGAGTGA
- a CDS encoding HAMP domain-containing histidine kinase: MSGGMRLARCEPTMGEAARVLGAEEADVLALALRATADGVAIIERSGRIRFVNRALAEAWGAPVSAIVGRPAGDFVRLPGSGAPLDTVLAAAEQGSWRGELGKAGVESPRGAWDVTFSRVAGANALVAVFRDCSEQHALEQLRADFLSMITHDIKAPLTVILGYTELLTEGESRPADMPPDILGHIRESGEKIHALVSNFLDVSRIEAGRLVLDRRLIDLGGVVAQAVDQHAWSARRKGLALSIESGRLPAVVADESQMERVVGNLVGNAIKYTPAGGVIQVTTGRHNGHVTVAVRDTGRGIPAHELPHLFEKYRRVRDKHRTEGTGLGLFIAKTIVEAHGGQIRVESAPGTGSTFTVLLPA; this comes from the coding sequence ATGAGCGGCGGCATGCGCCTTGCTCGGTGTGAGCCGACGATGGGTGAGGCGGCGCGGGTGCTCGGGGCGGAGGAGGCGGATGTCTTGGCGCTTGCACTGCGCGCCACGGCGGACGGGGTGGCGATCATCGAGCGGAGCGGGCGCATCCGCTTCGTCAACCGCGCCCTCGCCGAGGCGTGGGGGGCGCCGGTCTCGGCCATCGTCGGCCGGCCGGCCGGCGACTTCGTGCGGCTGCCCGGGAGCGGCGCGCCGCTCGACACCGTGCTCGCCGCCGCCGAGCAGGGCTCCTGGCGAGGCGAGCTCGGCAAGGCAGGCGTCGAATCGCCGCGCGGCGCGTGGGACGTCACGTTCAGCCGGGTGGCCGGGGCGAACGCGCTGGTCGCCGTTTTCCGCGACTGCAGCGAGCAGCACGCGCTCGAGCAGCTCCGTGCCGACTTCCTCTCGATGATCACGCACGACATCAAGGCCCCGCTCACGGTCATCCTCGGGTACACGGAGCTCCTGACCGAGGGCGAGTCCCGCCCTGCGGACATGCCGCCCGACATCCTCGGGCACATCCGGGAGAGCGGCGAGAAGATCCATGCCCTGGTGTCCAACTTCCTCGACGTGTCGCGCATCGAGGCCGGCCGCCTCGTCCTCGACCGCCGCCTCATCGACCTGGGCGGGGTGGTGGCGCAGGCGGTGGATCAGCACGCCTGGAGCGCGCGCCGCAAGGGGCTGGCGCTGTCCATCGAGTCCGGGAGGCTGCCGGCCGTGGTCGCCGACGAGTCGCAGATGGAACGCGTGGTCGGCAATCTGGTCGGGAACGCGATCAAGTACACGCCGGCGGGTGGTGTGATCCAGGTGACGACGGGACGCCACAACGGCCACGTCACGGTCGCCGTGCGGGACACGGGACGGGGCATCCCGGCTCATGAGCTGCCCCATCTCTTCGAGAAGTACCGCCGGGTGCGGGACAAGCACCGGACCGAGGGCACCGGGCTCGGCCTGTTCATCGCCAAGACGATCGTCGAGGCGCACGGCGGCCAGATCCGGGTCGAGAGCGCACCGGGCACCGGGTCGACGTTCACGGTGCTGCTGCCGGCCTAG
- a CDS encoding helix-turn-helix transcriptional regulator: MSNVSVPAFTRKLREIVADEPKAFAYDLGLSLSAVYNYLNGRIPATDVLFRIARYTGRPMEWFLVDEEAEPAVAGLGEVAVAERYVAGPASGDGT; this comes from the coding sequence ATGAGCAACGTCAGCGTCCCCGCTTTCACCCGCAAGCTCCGCGAGATCGTCGCCGACGAGCCGAAGGCCTTCGCCTACGACCTCGGGCTGAGCCTCTCGGCCGTCTACAACTACCTGAACGGCCGCATCCCGGCGACCGACGTGCTCTTCCGGATCGCGCGCTACACGGGGCGCCCCATGGAGTGGTTCCTGGTCGACGAGGAGGCGGAGCCGGCGGTCGCAGGGCTCGGCGAGGTTGCGGTGGCCGAGCGCTACGTCGCCGGACCAGCGAGCGGCGACGGAACGTGA
- a CDS encoding tetratricopeptide repeat protein has protein sequence MGARGCAQCGTVPRTGAKFCAECGESLGGVPARERPWRLTAAGAAVLGVFLSAGLAIWTLILVPAQGRAPGGPRAASAPPAPGSQQLPEGHPTVPLALPAEVKSFIADLAAKAKEKPQDADAWARLGQVEYRAAQLDPAYYPDALAAFEHVLETDPKHPDALRGAANVHYDREEHKEAIPLFERYLALRPDDPTARTDLGTMYLYAGDVGRAVATYKAVIQRNPSFVQAHYNLAVTYHQQGDDTGALAELRTARNVAGEDAVRNQIDEMIARLSGDKAGTASSPFQSAVERAFRSHPIVGPKIVRFEWSGPAAGRVLVENFPMEAMPPAVREKFTTHMGEELRSAQNANHVDGPVRVEIADASSGTVMATVTP, from the coding sequence ATGGGAGCTCGTGGCTGCGCGCAGTGCGGGACCGTCCCCCGCACGGGCGCGAAATTCTGCGCGGAGTGCGGCGAGTCGCTGGGCGGCGTCCCGGCCCGGGAGAGACCTTGGCGGCTGACCGCGGCGGGCGCGGCGGTCCTGGGCGTCTTCCTGAGCGCCGGGCTCGCCATCTGGACGTTGATCCTCGTCCCTGCGCAGGGCCGGGCACCCGGGGGGCCGCGCGCCGCGTCGGCGCCGCCCGCGCCCGGGTCCCAGCAGCTCCCCGAGGGGCACCCGACGGTCCCCCTCGCGCTCCCCGCGGAGGTGAAATCCTTCATCGCCGACCTGGCGGCGAAGGCCAAGGAGAAGCCGCAGGACGCGGACGCCTGGGCGAGGCTCGGGCAGGTGGAGTACCGCGCGGCGCAGCTCGATCCCGCCTACTACCCCGATGCCCTGGCGGCCTTCGAGCACGTCCTCGAGACCGACCCGAAGCACCCCGACGCGCTCCGTGGCGCCGCCAACGTCCATTACGACCGCGAGGAGCACAAGGAGGCGATCCCCCTGTTCGAACGCTACCTGGCGCTCCGCCCCGACGACCCGACTGCGCGCACCGACCTCGGTACCATGTACCTGTACGCCGGCGACGTGGGCCGTGCGGTCGCCACCTACAAGGCGGTCATCCAGCGGAACCCGTCGTTCGTCCAGGCGCATTACAACCTGGCCGTCACCTACCACCAGCAGGGCGACGACACGGGCGCCCTGGCGGAGCTGCGGACGGCGCGCAACGTGGCCGGCGAGGACGCGGTCCGCAACCAGATCGACGAGATGATCGCGCGCCTGTCGGGCGACAAGGCCGGAACCGCCTCCTCGCCCTTCCAGAGCGCGGTCGAGCGGGCGTTCCGCAGCCACCCGATCGTTGGTCCGAAGATCGTCCGCTTCGAGTGGAGCGGCCCTGCAGCGGGGCGCGTGCTGGTCGAGAACTTCCCGATGGAGGCGATGCCGCCGGCCGTACGCGAGAAGTTCACGACCCACATGGGCGAGGAGCTGCGCAGCGCGCAGAACGCCAACCACGTCGACGGGCCGGTGCGGGTGGAGATCGCCGACGCCTCCTCCGGAACCGTCATGGCGACGGTCACGCCCTGA